A window of the Nibribacter ruber genome harbors these coding sequences:
- a CDS encoding GNAT family N-acetyltransferase yields MKQPTPITLTGQHVLLRPMQETDIPELCRVGLEESLWTVGLSVVKTPEDMAHYVHTALKAQAAGAALPFVQVDPVTGGIIGSTRFGNIEVAHGGLEIGWTWIIPAYQRTGVNTEAKYLLLRHAFEDLGCLRVALKTDVLNQRSRNAMLRIGAKEEGILRNHMVTSTGRVRDTVMLSILDREWPEVKQRLEQMLAEGRGK; encoded by the coding sequence ATGAAACAGCCCACGCCCATCACCCTCACCGGTCAGCACGTCCTCCTTAGGCCCATGCAGGAAACAGACATTCCGGAGTTGTGCCGGGTGGGTCTGGAGGAGAGTCTATGGACCGTTGGCTTAAGCGTGGTGAAGACGCCGGAAGACATGGCCCATTACGTGCACACCGCCTTGAAAGCCCAGGCTGCGGGCGCGGCTCTGCCTTTTGTGCAGGTAGATCCTGTGACGGGCGGTATTATTGGGAGCACCCGCTTCGGGAACATTGAAGTGGCCCACGGTGGTCTGGAGATTGGGTGGACGTGGATCATACCTGCCTACCAGCGTACGGGCGTCAACACAGAGGCCAAATACCTTTTGCTCCGCCATGCCTTTGAAGACCTGGGCTGCCTTAGAGTGGCCTTGAAGACCGATGTCCTGAACCAGCGCTCCCGAAACGCCATGCTGCGCATTGGCGCCAAGGAAGAAGGCATCCTGCGCAACCATATGGTCACCTCTACCGGCCGCGTGCGGGACACCGTCATGCTCAGCATACTTGACCGCGAGTGGCCAGAGGTGAAGCAGCGACTGGAGCAGATGCTGGCAGAGGGCAGGGGTAAATAA
- a CDS encoding DUF6929 family protein, with the protein MKRITHYLTFSLLVSLSVFSSACFSPSESSTAPLSAVVTQKIVFTDLPSASGIEKVENRYYVIGDDSPYLFTLDEKFKIIDKTQLLESKELTGGRIPKPVKPDLEAITALNIEGEPFLLVLGSGATEFRNHGYLVHLSQGKPGKVRHIDLTPLYQTLRDNQRVTGSGALNIEGVAANEEFLYVLQRFNPGGENVLLLYAMEEMVPFLMGLSPAPAARQVQPWALPDLENIKTGFSGVMPYENGQLLFTASAEETPNAVLDGEVYGSLVGWMSPTFGTNNIQKPQQIAVVTEQDGTTYKGKLESISLVEPLAEGGYQAVAVADSDDGRSELVVLKLTF; encoded by the coding sequence ATGAAAAGGATTACCCACTATTTGACGTTTAGCCTTTTGGTCTCACTTTCAGTTTTCTCTTCGGCGTGCTTCTCCCCTTCAGAATCCTCTACGGCGCCGCTGTCGGCGGTGGTAACCCAGAAGATCGTTTTCACTGATCTTCCCTCTGCGTCTGGCATTGAAAAGGTAGAGAACCGCTACTATGTGATTGGGGATGACTCGCCGTACCTGTTCACCTTGGATGAGAAGTTCAAGATCATAGACAAGACCCAACTCCTGGAATCCAAAGAGCTGACCGGCGGCCGCATTCCCAAGCCCGTCAAGCCAGACCTGGAGGCCATCACAGCATTGAACATTGAAGGCGAGCCGTTCCTGCTGGTGCTGGGCTCTGGGGCCACTGAGTTCAGAAACCACGGCTATCTGGTACATCTTTCGCAAGGCAAACCCGGCAAAGTGCGGCATATTGATCTAACGCCTCTGTACCAAACCCTGCGTGACAACCAGAGAGTGACCGGCTCTGGTGCTTTGAACATAGAAGGCGTGGCCGCCAATGAGGAGTTTCTGTACGTGCTGCAACGGTTTAACCCCGGCGGCGAGAATGTGCTGTTGCTGTATGCAATGGAAGAAATGGTTCCGTTCTTGATGGGCCTGTCACCGGCACCGGCGGCACGGCAGGTCCAACCTTGGGCGCTGCCCGATCTGGAGAACATCAAAACCGGGTTTTCAGGCGTGATGCCCTATGAGAACGGCCAGCTGTTGTTCACGGCGTCGGCAGAAGAAACGCCCAATGCCGTGCTGGACGGCGAGGTGTATGGCAGTCTGGTGGGTTGGATGTCTCCCACGTTTGGGACCAACAATATCCAGAAGCCCCAGCAGATAGCCGTGGTTACGGAACAGGACGGTACTACCTACAAAGGAAAACTAGAATCCATCTCCTTGGTAGAACCCTTGGCTGAGGGTGGTTACCAGGCCGTTGCCGTAGCCGACAGTGACGATGGCCGCTCTGAGCTGGTGGTCCTCAAACTCACATTCTAA
- a CDS encoding T9SS type A sorting domain-containing protein, whose product MKLKKTTLGMLVWLGACALWTPTHAQTPAKGTLALADTAKKGPEKVIRRETLSGIDLYEEKGKSKDFMLSFQQNLIEDGVLTVANSAGKVLFTKNLSAGNHTLAPPMNLGVLRNGVYLVEVKTGNTIYWKKLRIKP is encoded by the coding sequence ATGAAGCTGAAAAAGACTACCCTGGGAATGTTAGTATGGTTGGGAGCCTGTGCGTTATGGACGCCTACGCACGCCCAAACGCCCGCCAAAGGAACGCTAGCTCTGGCAGACACCGCCAAAAAAGGCCCTGAGAAAGTGATTAGACGCGAGACTCTGTCTGGCATTGACCTGTATGAGGAGAAAGGCAAGTCCAAGGATTTCATGCTTTCCTTTCAGCAGAACCTGATAGAGGATGGTGTCCTGACGGTGGCCAACAGTGCCGGTAAAGTGTTGTTTACCAAAAATCTTTCGGCGGGAAACCATACGCTGGCGCCGCCCATGAACCTGGGCGTGTTGCGCAACGGCGTGTACCTGGTAGAAGTGAAAACCGGCAATACCATTTACTGGAAGAAACTAAGAATTAAGCCCTAA
- the nagB gene encoding glucosamine-6-phosphate deaminase: MSRLNLLEETRYEKVPVTVYDNQKEASEAVARRISDLIKRKQAQGQKTVLGLATGATPVGVYSELARLHREEGLSFKDVITFNLDEYYPMQPTAPQSYVRFMDENLFNHIDIDKANVNIPDGTLALEEIPAFCLAYEKKIEELGGLDLQVLGIGRTGHIGFNEPGSAPNSGTRLVTLDDLTRRDASRDFGGKGNVPTKAITMGIGTIFKAREIVLMAWNGKKAPIVQKAVEGEISGEVPATYLQLSDNVEFVLDQDAASGLTRFNTPWLVKDCVWDPVLTKKAVIWLSETLQKPILKLTEEDYNAHGMAQLAVDRGPVYNINIEIFNKLQNTITGWPGGKPNANDAGRPERALPEQKRAIIFSPHPDDDVISMGGTFIRLVDQGHDVHVAYQTSGNTAVWDDDVLRYVEFAIDFNQSIGEEGSRLKGIYEDMRQFIEQKQPNQIDTPEIQNVKAFIRKSEAIAGARYAGLADDHIHFQALPFYENGKTQKATVQEEDIQLTMNLLQQVKPHQVFTAGDFEDPHGTHIVCFNIVVEALRRLRQTESWVQDCWLWMYRGAWHEFATHEVEMAVPLSPQEVARKRNAIFKHQSQKDTPVFPGDDEREFWLRAQERNRDTARRYDRLGLADYEAMEAFVRYHY, from the coding sequence ATGAGTAGGTTAAATCTATTGGAAGAAACCCGCTACGAGAAAGTACCGGTCACCGTCTATGACAACCAGAAGGAGGCTTCAGAGGCAGTGGCCCGCCGCATCTCTGACCTTATCAAAAGAAAGCAGGCCCAAGGCCAGAAGACGGTGCTGGGATTGGCCACGGGAGCTACGCCCGTAGGTGTATACTCAGAACTGGCGCGCCTGCACCGTGAGGAAGGCCTCAGCTTTAAAGACGTCATCACCTTCAACCTGGATGAGTATTATCCCATGCAGCCCACCGCGCCGCAGAGCTATGTGCGGTTCATGGATGAAAATCTGTTCAACCACATAGACATAGACAAGGCCAACGTCAACATCCCAGACGGAACCCTGGCGTTAGAGGAGATTCCAGCGTTCTGTTTGGCCTATGAAAAGAAGATTGAGGAGCTGGGTGGCCTGGATTTACAAGTGCTGGGCATTGGCCGTACCGGTCACATTGGTTTCAATGAGCCTGGTTCTGCGCCTAACTCGGGTACCCGTTTGGTAACCTTGGATGATCTTACCCGCCGTGACGCCTCCCGTGATTTCGGGGGGAAGGGCAACGTACCCACTAAGGCCATCACCATGGGCATTGGCACCATCTTCAAAGCCCGTGAGATTGTGCTCATGGCTTGGAACGGCAAGAAAGCTCCCATTGTGCAAAAAGCCGTGGAGGGTGAAATCTCCGGCGAGGTACCCGCTACCTATCTGCAGTTGTCAGACAATGTGGAGTTTGTCTTAGACCAGGATGCCGCCTCTGGCCTCACCAGGTTCAATACCCCGTGGTTGGTGAAAGACTGCGTCTGGGACCCTGTCTTGACAAAAAAGGCGGTCATCTGGCTGTCTGAGACCCTGCAAAAGCCCATTCTCAAGCTCACCGAGGAAGACTACAATGCGCACGGCATGGCCCAGCTGGCCGTAGACCGCGGGCCGGTGTACAATATCAACATTGAGATTTTCAACAAGCTGCAGAACACCATTACCGGCTGGCCCGGCGGCAAACCAAACGCCAATGACGCCGGCAGGCCAGAGCGCGCCTTGCCAGAGCAGAAACGCGCGATCATCTTCTCGCCGCATCCAGATGATGATGTTATTTCCATGGGTGGTACCTTCATTAGGCTGGTGGACCAGGGGCATGATGTGCACGTGGCCTATCAGACCTCGGGGAATACCGCTGTCTGGGATGATGACGTGCTGCGGTATGTGGAGTTTGCCATTGACTTCAACCAAAGCATTGGCGAGGAGGGTTCTCGCCTGAAAGGCATCTATGAGGACATGCGTCAATTTATTGAGCAGAAGCAGCCTAACCAGATTGACACCCCCGAGATACAGAACGTCAAGGCCTTCATTAGAAAGAGCGAGGCCATTGCCGGCGCGCGCTACGCAGGCTTGGCAGATGACCACATTCACTTTCAGGCCCTGCCTTTCTATGAGAACGGCAAAACCCAGAAGGCCACGGTGCAGGAAGAGGACATTCAACTAACCATGAACCTTCTGCAACAAGTGAAGCCGCACCAAGTGTTTACCGCCGGCGACTTTGAAGACCCGCACGGTACCCACATTGTCTGCTTTAACATTGTAGTGGAAGCCCTGAGGAGACTGCGCCAAACTGAGAGTTGGGTGCAGGACTGCTGGCTCTGGATGTACCGCGGCGCCTGGCATGAATTTGCCACCCATGAGGTAGAGATGGCCGTGCCCCTCTCTCCGCAAGAAGTGGCCCGCAAGCGCAACGCCATCTTCAAGCACCAGAGCCAGAAAGACACGCCGGTGTTCCCGGGAGATGATGAGCGCGAGTTTTGGCTGCGGGCGCAGGAGCGCAACCGTGACACCGCCCGCCGCTATGACCGCCTGGGCCTAGCCGATTATGAGGCCATGGAAGCGTTTGTGAGGTACCATTACTAA
- a CDS encoding AGE family epimerase/isomerase, whose protein sequence is MKQYSTLYKQELLENVIPFWMKHSKDEKHGGFFTCLDQFGNVFDTDKFIWLQGRETWMFSMLYDKVEQKQEWLDMAVHGADFLKKHGRDAEGNFYFSLNQQGQPLVQPYNIFSDCFAAMGFGALYKVNPKDEYADIARTTFQNILNRRENPKGKYSKAYPGTRDLRNFSLPMILSNLSLEMEHLLDKSLIESLSQEIIQEVMGVFFHPESGLILENVYQDGSFADCFEGRVINPGHIIEAMWFIMDLAVRKGDQALVKRTIEIALNALEYGWDKEFGGLFYFKDINGFPPQQLEWDQKLWWPHVEALVCMAKAYAATGDERCQKWFDKLHDYTWNSFRDEQYGEWFGYLNRRNEVLLPLKGGKWKGCFHVPRGLYQVYKTLENVEVNQPELVKL, encoded by the coding sequence ATGAAGCAATATTCTACGCTGTACAAGCAGGAGCTGTTGGAGAACGTCATCCCTTTCTGGATGAAGCATTCTAAGGATGAGAAACACGGCGGTTTTTTCACTTGCTTAGACCAATTTGGAAACGTATTTGACACTGATAAATTCATCTGGCTGCAAGGCCGTGAGACCTGGATGTTCTCCATGCTCTATGACAAAGTAGAGCAGAAGCAGGAGTGGCTAGACATGGCTGTGCACGGCGCAGATTTCCTGAAAAAACACGGCCGCGACGCCGAGGGTAATTTTTACTTTTCTTTGAACCAACAAGGGCAGCCCTTGGTGCAGCCCTACAACATCTTCTCAGACTGTTTTGCAGCCATGGGCTTTGGCGCTCTCTACAAAGTGAACCCCAAAGACGAGTACGCAGACATTGCCCGCACCACCTTCCAGAACATTCTCAACCGTCGCGAGAACCCCAAGGGCAAGTACAGCAAGGCCTACCCAGGCACCCGTGACCTGCGCAATTTCTCATTGCCCATGATTTTGAGCAATTTGTCGCTGGAGATGGAGCACCTGTTGGACAAAAGCCTGATTGAGTCCCTGAGTCAGGAAATTATCCAGGAGGTGATGGGCGTGTTCTTTCACCCAGAGAGCGGCCTTATTCTGGAGAACGTCTACCAGGACGGCTCTTTTGCCGACTGTTTTGAAGGACGCGTCATCAACCCGGGCCATATCATAGAGGCCATGTGGTTTATCATGGACCTGGCCGTGCGCAAGGGAGATCAGGCATTGGTAAAGAGAACCATTGAAATTGCCTTGAATGCCTTGGAGTATGGCTGGGATAAAGAATTTGGTGGTTTGTTCTATTTTAAAGACATTAACGGCTTTCCGCCGCAGCAGTTGGAGTGGGATCAGAAACTTTGGTGGCCACACGTAGAGGCATTGGTGTGCATGGCCAAAGCCTATGCCGCAACCGGTGACGAGCGTTGCCAGAAGTGGTTTGACAAACTGCATGACTACACCTGGAACAGCTTCAGAGATGAGCAGTATGGTGAGTGGTTTGGCTATTTGAACCGAAGGAATGAAGTATTATTGCCGTTGAAAGGCGGCAAGTGGAAAGGATGTTTCCATGTGCCGCGCGGACTGTACCAGGTGTATAAGACCCTGGAGAATGTAGAAGTAAACCAACCTGAGTTGGTGAAGCTGTAA
- a CDS encoding DUF4112 domain-containing protein → MQTPPPPQMPLDDRLKWVESMARLLDNQFKVPGTNFRFGVDPVLNFIPVVGSLSSFAMSGVMVMTMARHGASGALVVRMLFNILLDAVVGAIPVLGWIFDFGFKANQRNVELLRHHYIHGKYQGRGTGFVVGVLLVFLVLFGLVLYGIWQLVAFGWDWVSTAF, encoded by the coding sequence ATGCAAACGCCTCCCCCTCCGCAAATGCCCTTAGATGACCGCCTCAAATGGGTAGAGTCCATGGCCCGGCTCCTGGACAACCAGTTCAAGGTGCCTGGTACCAATTTCCGGTTTGGGGTGGACCCGGTACTCAACTTCATACCCGTAGTGGGCAGCCTCTCTTCTTTTGCCATGTCAGGCGTCATGGTCATGACCATGGCCCGGCACGGGGCCAGCGGTGCCCTGGTGGTGCGCATGCTGTTCAACATTCTGCTAGATGCGGTGGTGGGCGCCATTCCGGTGCTGGGCTGGATTTTTGACTTCGGGTTCAAGGCCAACCAACGCAACGTAGAGCTGCTGCGTCACCATTACATACATGGCAAGTACCAGGGACGCGGCACCGGGTTTGTGGTAGGCGTACTGTTGGTGTTTCTGGTGCTGTTCGGGTTGGTGTTGTATGGCATCTGGCAATTGGTAGCCTTTGGCTGGGACTGGGTGTCTACGGCGTTCTAA
- a CDS encoding SGNH/GDSL hydrolase family protein, producing MRYLLPLLIVIATLFTSCEKSPMDELEDALPAPGMAAKFLALGDSYTIGEGVLPTERWPMQLSVLLEKEGIQLGEPLYVAKTGWTTGNLLSYLRTVSMPSDYDLVTLQIGVNNQYQNRSLEEFRSELRSLISIATGLANKSAKNVMLLTIPDWGLTPYATGRNTTTITSQINKFNTVILEEGQKASVVVVNVNDLSKMVTSNQGFVAPDGLHYSGAMYGLWAQRALPTAVAIIKE from the coding sequence ATGCGTTATTTACTCCCCCTGCTTATTGTAATTGCTACGTTGTTTACTTCTTGTGAAAAGTCTCCCATGGATGAGCTGGAAGACGCGCTTCCGGCGCCGGGCATGGCCGCCAAATTCCTGGCTCTGGGCGACTCCTACACCATTGGCGAGGGGGTCCTGCCCACGGAGCGGTGGCCCATGCAATTATCCGTCTTGTTAGAAAAGGAAGGCATACAGCTGGGAGAGCCTCTGTATGTGGCCAAAACCGGCTGGACCACCGGCAATCTGTTAAGCTATCTGCGCACCGTGAGCATGCCCAGTGACTATGACCTGGTCACCTTGCAGATTGGTGTCAACAACCAATACCAAAACCGTTCCCTGGAGGAGTTCAGGAGCGAGCTGCGGTCCCTGATCAGCATTGCCACGGGGCTGGCCAACAAGAGCGCCAAAAACGTGATGCTGCTCACCATTCCAGACTGGGGCCTCACCCCATATGCCACCGGCCGCAATACCACCACCATCACCAGCCAGATCAACAAGTTTAACACCGTGATTCTGGAGGAAGGCCAGAAGGCGAGTGTGGTAGTGGTGAACGTAAATGACCTTTCTAAAATGGTAACCTCCAACCAGGGTTTTGTGGCGCCAGACGGTTTGCATTACAGCGGCGCCATGTACGGACTGTGGGCCCAGCGCGCCCTGCCTACGGCGGTCGCCATTATCAAAGAATAA
- a CDS encoding adenine nucleotide alpha hydrolase, whose translation MKPTAIFNWSGGKDSALALHRTQQQDQFHLHALFTSLSQAHQRVTMHGVREELMRQQLQQLGLPWKPLFLPEGVSLPDYNQAMKTAWQDFTKAGVTHAIFGDIYLEDLRQYRETQLAEVGVKAVFPIWQQDTTDLLEEFWRLGFKAKVVCVNGKHLDASFAGRDLDEAFIKDLPAGIDPCGENGEYHTFVYDGPNFKAPVPVQVGETVFKSYAPASQTADDDCFVANPPAYDTGFWFCDLLPGS comes from the coding sequence ATGAAACCTACAGCCATCTTTAACTGGAGCGGCGGCAAAGACTCTGCCCTTGCCTTGCACCGCACGCAACAACAAGACCAGTTCCACCTTCACGCCCTGTTCACCTCATTGAGCCAGGCGCACCAGCGCGTGACCATGCACGGCGTGCGCGAAGAACTTATGCGCCAGCAACTTCAGCAGTTGGGCCTTCCCTGGAAACCTTTGTTTCTGCCAGAAGGCGTTTCTTTGCCGGACTACAACCAAGCCATGAAAACCGCGTGGCAAGATTTCACCAAGGCCGGGGTCACGCACGCCATCTTCGGAGATATTTATCTGGAGGATTTGCGCCAGTACCGGGAGACCCAATTAGCCGAAGTAGGCGTGAAAGCGGTCTTTCCCATCTGGCAGCAAGATACCACTGATCTGTTGGAGGAATTCTGGCGGCTGGGGTTCAAGGCGAAGGTGGTCTGCGTGAACGGCAAGCACCTGGACGCCTCCTTCGCGGGCCGTGACCTGGACGAAGCCTTCATCAAAGACTTGCCCGCCGGCATAGACCCCTGCGGCGAAAACGGCGAGTACCACACCTTTGTCTATGACGGTCCCAATTTCAAAGCGCCCGTGCCGGTGCAGGTAGGAGAGACGGTCTTCAAAAGCTACGCACCCGCCAGCCAAACCGCCGACGATGACTGCTTTGTCGCCAACCCGCCCGCCTATGACACCGGTTTCTGGTTCTGTGATTTGTTGCCAGGCAGTTGA
- a CDS encoding lysophospholipid acyltransferase family protein, with protein MLYFVLKTLFQMALRVFFSRFTVNHKHLLSAQGPLIVVSNHPNTLMDPVVTASLMKQNIYFLAKSSFFKPGIQGWLFHKLFMIPVYRREDVGTGGTAQNDATFVKCYEFLGKGGTLMVFPEGNSFMQRRLRPLKTGTARIALGAEAQHDFKLGVRILPVGLNYSDPSRFRSEVFVNVGEPIQVKDFEEAYAQDPFQAAHTLTDHLKERLEELVIHTETDEEDLLARQVEAVYQDTLVEELDLAKNESEERFLITKGIVQSIQHFETTQPERVHQLRTDLQEYLDHLDRVGLRPSAIKSLPKRRHLAWGTVETVLYLLVGFPFYVYGVLHNYLPYILPAKIAKSLTKDVEFHAPMMMTIGMFTFLIFYALLGWAAHAWLGLSGWSLVAYLVTLPITGFFVLHYWHRVEVARRGWIFLSLFTRRSTILAFLLAQRQHLMTELEQARKEFLASVPEN; from the coding sequence ATGCTGTATTTCGTTTTGAAGACCCTCTTTCAGATGGCGTTGCGCGTGTTCTTTAGCCGGTTCACGGTCAACCACAAGCACCTTCTTTCTGCGCAAGGTCCTTTGATAGTGGTTTCTAACCATCCCAACACGCTCATGGACCCGGTGGTCACGGCCTCGCTCATGAAGCAGAACATCTACTTCTTGGCCAAGAGCAGTTTCTTCAAACCGGGCATACAGGGCTGGCTGTTCCACAAGTTGTTCATGATACCCGTGTACCGCCGCGAAGACGTAGGAACCGGGGGCACTGCCCAGAATGACGCCACCTTTGTCAAATGCTATGAGTTTCTGGGCAAGGGCGGCACGCTTATGGTGTTTCCGGAGGGCAATAGTTTTATGCAGCGCCGGTTGCGGCCGCTCAAGACGGGAACGGCCCGCATTGCCCTAGGCGCCGAGGCTCAGCATGATTTCAAGTTGGGCGTGCGCATTCTTCCGGTGGGGCTTAACTATTCAGACCCCTCCAGGTTCAGGAGCGAGGTGTTTGTGAACGTAGGCGAGCCCATCCAGGTCAAAGATTTTGAGGAGGCGTATGCGCAAGACCCGTTCCAGGCTGCGCACACCTTGACAGACCATCTCAAAGAACGACTGGAAGAACTGGTCATCCACACCGAGACGGACGAAGAAGATTTGCTGGCCCGCCAGGTAGAAGCCGTCTACCAAGACACGCTGGTGGAGGAACTGGACCTGGCCAAAAACGAGTCAGAAGAACGGTTTCTCATTACCAAGGGCATTGTACAAAGCATCCAGCATTTTGAGACCACGCAGCCAGAGCGCGTGCACCAACTGCGCACAGACTTGCAGGAGTACCTGGACCATCTGGATCGCGTAGGGCTACGGCCCAGCGCCATCAAAAGCCTGCCCAAGCGCCGCCATCTGGCCTGGGGAACGGTAGAGACGGTGTTATATCTGTTGGTGGGGTTTCCGTTTTACGTGTACGGGGTGCTGCACAATTACCTGCCCTACATCCTGCCCGCCAAGATTGCCAAATCGCTTACCAAAGACGTGGAGTTTCACGCCCCCATGATGATGACCATTGGCATGTTCACGTTCCTCATTTTTTATGCCTTGCTGGGCTGGGCGGCGCATGCCTGGCTGGGCCTGAGCGGCTGGAGCCTGGTGGCTTACCTGGTCACGCTGCCCATCACCGGCTTTTTTGTGCTGCACTACTGGCACCGCGTTGAAGTGGCCCGCCGTGGCTGGATTTTTCTTTCGCTTTTTACCCGGCGGTCTACTATTTTGGCCTTTTTGTTGGCTCAACGACAACACCTCATGACCGAACTGGAACAGGCCAGAAAAGAGTTTTTGGCATCTGTACCTGAAAATTAA
- a CDS encoding carbon starvation CstA family protein, whose protein sequence is MISFLLSVLALVVGYFLYSKVVERIFVIDPARPTPAISMQDGVDYVPLPQWKIFLIQFLNIAGLGPIFGAVAGAMWGPSAFIWIVLGSIFAGGVHDYFSGMLSLRHGGESITETTGRYLGNGMKQFMRVFTIILMIMLGAVFIMGPAKILDDVFNGVGGGVTMWVWIIFVYYFLSTILPIDKLIGKLYPLFGVAMLFMAVGISVVMFQDGLHVPEVTWASLSNLHANPEKFPLFPMLFVTVACGAISGFHASQSPLMARCMTNEKQGRSIFYGAMITEGIVALIWAAISMSFFGGVSELNEVMAQQNGNAAWVVSEISNSLLGKVGGVLALLGVVAAPITSGDTAFRSARLIIADFIKTDQGPFKNRLLISIPLFAAGYALTRIDFGVVWRYFAWTNQSLATVVLWVITAYLIQERKQYWVSLIPAVFMTAVATSYILVAPEGFQLPVPIAYGAGIGMATVLLIFTLFKVSRVKEYQAVGALIE, encoded by the coding sequence ATGATTTCATTTCTGCTCTCGGTACTGGCTTTGGTTGTGGGCTACTTCCTGTATTCCAAGGTGGTAGAACGCATCTTCGTCATTGATCCTGCCCGCCCCACGCCGGCCATTTCCATGCAAGACGGCGTGGACTACGTGCCCTTGCCCCAATGGAAAATCTTCCTGATCCAGTTCCTGAACATTGCCGGCCTGGGGCCCATTTTCGGGGCCGTGGCCGGCGCCATGTGGGGCCCGTCTGCGTTCATCTGGATTGTGCTGGGATCTATTTTTGCGGGCGGCGTGCATGACTATTTCTCTGGTATGCTGTCCCTGCGCCACGGCGGCGAAAGCATCACGGAAACCACCGGCCGGTACCTGGGCAATGGCATGAAGCAATTTATGCGGGTGTTCACTATCATCTTAATGATCATGCTGGGCGCGGTCTTCATCATGGGGCCAGCCAAGATTCTGGATGACGTGTTCAACGGGGTAGGCGGCGGCGTGACCATGTGGGTTTGGATTATTTTCGTCTACTATTTCTTGTCAACCATTCTGCCCATAGACAAACTCATTGGCAAGCTGTACCCGTTGTTTGGCGTGGCCATGTTGTTCATGGCGGTGGGCATCTCGGTTGTGATGTTTCAGGATGGATTGCATGTGCCGGAGGTTACCTGGGCCAGTCTTTCCAACCTGCATGCCAATCCAGAAAAATTTCCGTTGTTTCCCATGCTGTTCGTGACGGTTGCCTGCGGGGCCATCTCGGGCTTCCATGCCTCACAGTCACCATTGATGGCACGTTGCATGACCAATGAAAAACAAGGACGAAGTATTTTTTACGGCGCCATGATCACAGAAGGCATAGTAGCCTTAATCTGGGCAGCCATTAGCATGAGTTTCTTTGGCGGCGTAAGCGAGCTGAACGAGGTCATGGCCCAGCAGAACGGCAATGCGGCCTGGGTGGTGAGTGAGATATCCAATTCATTGCTTGGCAAGGTGGGGGGTGTGCTGGCGCTCTTGGGCGTGGTGGCCGCACCCATTACTTCTGGTGATACCGCCTTCAGGAGTGCCCGCCTGATTATAGCCGATTTCATAAAAACGGACCAGGGCCCATTCAAAAATAGATTGCTCATCAGCATTCCGCTTTTTGCGGCCGGCTATGCCCTTACCCGCATAGATTTTGGCGTGGTCTGGCGGTATTTCGCCTGGACCAACCAATCCCTGGCCACGGTGGTGCTGTGGGTGATTACCGCATATTTGATTCAGGAAAGAAAGCAGTACTGGGTGTCTTTAATACCTGCCGTGTTCATGACCGCCGTAGCCACTTCTTATATCTTGGTGGCCCCCGAAGGATTCCAGCTGCCCGTTCCCATTGCTTATGGGGCAGGTATTGGCATGGCCACAGTGCTTTTGATTTTTACGCTCTTTAAGGTTTCACGAGTAAAAGAATATCAAGCGGTTGGAGCCTTAATAGAGTAA